The DNA region ATCCGTGTCTTCATCCGCATAACCCTTGGGTATGCAGACACGGGCTTTGTATGCCGCGGCCAGTTCATGTTCAAGATCCTGCGCGGGGCTTTGCGAGCGAAACAGAAGGCAGAGCTGATACCCCTTACCTTTGAGTTCATCGCAGCGGCGCTTCACCCCATCATGGGCATCAACGACACAGAATTCCCGCGCCTCATGATCGACGAGCAGCCACGCGGTTTCTCTTCCCTGCTGCTCGAAACGTTCCAAGCTGATCTCAGGACCCGTTGCCGCTGTGTCCTGGGCCGCGGTCAAGGCGCGCCTGAGTCCGACAGATGGCCAGCCTAAGTCAAACCATTCCAGCGACTTATCCATCATCACGCAGTCAGGACCGCAGACAGCTTCCAGAGCCGGGGAAGGCTGTTCTTCCCCAAACAATACGATCAGTCGATTTTTGTGCATCCAAAGGACGGCCGGTAAGGATTGAGCCGTCACCCGAATGGCGCCAGGAATATGCTGTCTTTCATAGTCCTCCTGGGACCTCAAATCGACGATGCGGATAAGATTGGGTTCACTGATCCATACATTATAAATCTGCTCGCAGCTCAGTCTTTGCATCCGGCATCCTCCTCTTCTCTGTTACGACTCTGACTCATTTTCTTTGGGGCAGCTATGTTCCAGCCCATAATTCCCAACTGCAGCTGACATTCAAGTTATCGGAGATCGCGGCGACGCACTTAACGCTGCAAAGCCCAACTATGGGCTGGCCCATAATTGAACGCGCTGCAGGAAAAAAAGCAGCCAATTATGGGCTGGCACATATTGAAAAAGCCTGGAAAAGGCCGATACTGCATTCAGTAAACGGTGCTCCCGGAAGACAAGGAGAAAGATGATGACGCAGCATGTGAAAGAATTCTTCGATCAGGCCACATGGACGTTAACGTATGTCGTCTATGACGAGCAGAGTCGCGACGCCGTAATCATCGATCCCGTCTGGGATTACGATCCGGCCGCGTCCCGACTCTCCAGCGCTTCGGCCGAGGAAGTCGCAGCCTTCGTGAAAGACAAGAGCCTCAAAGTTCATTACATCCTGGAAACTCATGCTCATGCCGATCACGTCAGCGGTTCCCAGATTCTGAAGGGTTTTTATCCCGAAGCCAAGGTGGGGATCGGCGCGCATATCACCGAGGTCCAAAAGGTCTTCAAAGGTGTGTTCGATCTGGATGCTTCCTTCCCTACTGATGGAAGCCAGTTTGATATCCTCTTGGAAGAGAATCAGATTCTGAAGGCGGGAACATTGGAAATCAGAACCATTTTCACTCCCGGTCACACTCCGGCGTGCGCAAGTTATGTCATAGGCGAGGCCGTATTTACCGGCGATGCGCTCTTCATGCCCGACTACGGTACAGGGCGCTGTGATTTCCCTGCCGGAAGCGCGGCCGCTCTCTATGAGTCCGTGCATGAAAAGCTCTATAGTCTGCCCGATCACTATAAAGTCTTCGTCGGCCATGATTATCTGCCGGGTGGCCGCAAGCTGCAGTTCCAGTCGACAATCGGCCAGGAAAAGGCGCACAATATTCAGCTGAACGCCAAAACCACCCGCGAGGAGTTTGTCCATTTCCGTTCGACCCGGGACCGTTCCCTGTCTGCGCCCAAGCTGCTTTTGCCCAGCGTTCAAATCAATATTGACGCCGGGCATCTGCCGCAGCCAGCCGCGAATGGAGTCCCCTATCTGAAAATCCCTATCAGGAGATAAGTCATGAATTGGAAACTTGCGACCCTTCTTATCACTCTCTTAGGAAGCAAAGCCATGGCGGAACAAAAGAAAGTCGTGATCCTTGATGTCCGGACCCAGGAAGAATTTCAGGAAACGCATGTGATCGGTGCACAGAACATCGACTGGTATCAGCCCGATTTCAAGGAGCGGATCGCCAAGCTCGATAAGAATGCGGAGTATAAACTCTACTGCCGCAGCGGCAATCGCTCGGGCCAGGCCACGACGCTGATGCAGTCCCTTGGTTTCAAGCAGGTGGAAAACCTGGGCAGTGTGAGCGATGCCTCGAAGAAACTTAAAATCGCCTGCGAGGGCCCCAAGCCCTGCTGAAAGCTTAGGTATCCATCCCTTGAAACTGCATTTGAATCAAAGCGGCCCGATCCAAAATCAGGATATCGCGGCCCTTTTGTTTGATGTAGCCCATGGATTCGATTTCGGCCAAAGCCTTGATCACCGTCGAGGTCGTGCTGGCGCAAAAATTCGCCAGCTCCGTCCGCGTCCAGCGGTAATCAGGACGGATATCCTTTAAAAAGACCAGGGCCTGCGCGACGCGCGGCAGGATCTGATGATCCAGGACATTGACCTGCTGATTTTCACAGTTCGCGAGTTCCTGCGCCAGCTGCTGCACGACGAGGCGATAGAGTTCCGGATATTTTTCCATCAGGTTTTGGACGACTTCCTTGGGAACGAAAAGCACGCGGGTTTTTTCCAGAACCTGAGTCGTCGCATGATAGATTTCCTGATTCGCCAGGATCGCCCGATGACCAAAGACCTGACCCGCCTTGAAAAAGCGCATCAGATGCTCCTTGCCGCTCGGTCCGATTATACTCAATCCGACCAGTCCTTCCGCCACGAAATAAAGACCTCGGGCCTTGTCTCCGCTGCGATAGACAAAATCACTGCGTTCAAAGCTTTGCTCCTGGGCCGCTGCGCGCAGTTCTGTCAGAAGTTGTGTGTTGTGGCTGAAGAGGGCGATGGCGTTCAGCATGCTGCTCCCGCTGTGAAATAAAAAAAACTTACACTCTGCCGGCCCTGCTTGGCAACAGCTTCGGCACGACACTTGCTAATTTTTTAACCGTCAAGAGCCTGAGGCCTTGCATAAACCCTCTCACTGGACGGACGGACTATGTTCTTCAAACGTATAAAAACCCCAGACCTGGCCCAGGTCACGATTGACCTTGACCCCCGGGTTCAATATGCAGCGGAACGAACACTCCTCGCCTGGATTCGGACCGGCCTTGCGATGATGGGCTTCGGCTTTGTGGTCGCACGCTTTCATGTGCTGCTGAAGGAGCTGATCGAAATCAGAAACCTTGCCGGCATCACCTCCACGGGCGCTTCACTCTGGATCGGTATCTTTCTCGTCATGCTCGGATCTCTCGTCAACATCACCGCAGGTTTTCGTTACGTACGCGATCTGGATCGACTGAAACAGGGAAAAGCCCTGCCTCTCCCGAGATGGCCGATGGAGCGGATCATTGCTCTGCTGCTCGCCCTTATCGGCCTGATCATGGCCATCCATCTGCTCCGTCTCTAGGATTTACGACGAAACGTCCTGAAAGAGCACACGAACACGCAGCCCCCGCCCTTCCAGTCCGGTTTCCAGAAGAAGCCGGGCTTTATGAAGGCTGGCGATTCTTTCCACAATGGAAAGTCCGAGGCCGCTGCCATCGCCACTGGGTCGGCTGAGTCGCGAGAAGCGGCCGGGTAAATGTTTTTTCTGCTCCTCGCTCAAACCCGGACCGTTATCTTCAACGACCAGTTCGCCGTGGCCCTCAGCCCGCACGAGGCGAATCGTCACCGCACCGGAAGGCGGCGTATAGCGTATGGCATTATCAACAAGGTTCCGTACCAAAATCTCCAGCATCGCTTTCTGCCCGCGCATGATCAGCTCGGGCCCCTCTTCAAGAGTCAGTTCAATGCCCTTCGCGACTGCGTCGGGAGCCAGGGAACTTACCGCATTGACAAGCAAAGGCCCAAGAGAAATGGTTTCTGTCGGCAGCTCCGTATCCGGGTCCAGACGGGCCATGGTAAGAAGCTGCTCGACCAGATGCGTGGCCCGATCGATGCCTTTCACCACGCCTTCCAAGGCACGCTGCCGCGCGTCCCCCTCCTGGCTCTTCAGAGCGACCTGTGCCTGAACCTTGACGGCAGCCAAGGGCGTACGCAATTCATGAGCCGCATCCGCAGTGAAGCGACGTTCGTTTTCCAAAGCGCGGTTCAAACGTAGAAAAAGTCCATTCAAGGCCCGGGTAAAGGGCTGAAGCTCACGCGGAAGGTCTGCCTCTGCCAAGGGGCTCAGATCTTCGGGGGTTCTTTGCATCAAGTCCCGCGACAGCCGCCGCAGAACGCGCAAACCATAGTCCACAGCCAGGATGATGGCCATGATGAGAGGAAGGATCATGATGAGGATCGGCGTCAGCGCATGGCTTAACGTGGACTGCACCAGATCAAGACGCGACTGCATGGATTCCGCGACCTGCACATGCAGGGTGCGATGTCGATTCCAGAGGGAAAAAACCCTCATATCCTGCCCCTTCCACTTCGCCTGTCCATACCCTTCATGATCGGTCGCAATCAGGGGCTCATCGGGAATATCATGACGGGATTTCAGGATCAGACGCCCGCTCTGATCCCAGAGTTGAAAAGCGAGCCTGCGTTCCAGCAGCTTGCCCCGATGCTGAAGAGCGGGTATCCGTTCATGCTCCTCGTCGTCCTCCTCGTCGTCCTCCTCGTCATCGTGATCGTCGTCCCGCTCACGCCGTTCTCCATGATGATCCCGCCGAGCCTGCAGCAAAAGGGATCGGGCCGACTCCGCAAGGTGCGCATCAAAAAGCTGATTGATTTCCTTTTGCAGGTCGCGGTAACTGAAGAGCGCCGCCAGTCCCCAGGCCAGGATCGTGGAAGCCAGGATGGATCCGAGCAGCATGGCCCGAAGCGAAAGCTTCATGAGGGATCCGCCTTGCTGATCATATACCCGACACCGCGCACGGTTTTAATCAGATCAGCTCCCAGCTTTCGCCTCAGATGGTGCACATGAACTTCGATCGCGTTGCTTTCCACCTCGGCATTCCATCCATAAAGGCTTTGCTCCAAACGTGGGCGGGTCAAAACGCGGCCGGCATTTTCCAAAAGCTCTTCAAGCAGGGTAAACTCGCGCAGAGGGAGGTCCACAGCCTGGCCGTCAAGAGTCACCGTGCGTGCTGCCGGATCCAGGATAATGCCTTTATAGGAAAGGACCGGAGCCGCCCTTTGATGGGAACGTCTTAAAAGAGCCCGCAGGCGCGCCGTCAGCTCATCGAGTTCAAAGGGTTTGATCAGATAATCATCAGCGCCCTGGTTCAGTCCCGTCACACGATCCGCCAGCGTATCGCGCGCTGTCAGGAGCAGAACAGGAATGGCATTTTTCTGTCGTCTCCATTCCTGCAGCAGCTCCAGGCCTGAACCATCCGGCAGACCGATATCCAGGACCACGGCTTCATAAGCATGCGTGGTCAAAGCCAGGCGGCCGTCTTCACAGCTGCGCGCCCAGTCCACTCCAAAGCCTGCCTGGGTAAGGCCGGCCTGTACGCCATCACCAAGTATGGCATCATCTTCGACAAGTAAAATCCGCATGTGTTCACCCTAGGTTTCAACCCTCGTCTCATCTTACTTGGGAATGCGGATTTCATCTTCTGAAAAGATGCCCTGCTCCGCACGCCCATGACAGGCCACACAGTTGGCGGGACTGCCGATCGCTTTTCGTTGGAAGACCGCTGCGCTCACTTCATCATGCTTATGCTGGAAATACCGGGTTTCGGTAAAGCGGAGCGGACTATCCTTGGATGGAATGGACTGCGCGATTTTTCGGGAACGCCGCTGGTCAGACCGATCCGCCGCGTTTTCGACTAGAAAGGCTGTCAGTTTCTCTTTAACGGCGGGGTCGAGGCTGGCATTCTCGCCGAAATGATCCTTCAATCCTCCCATCATCACCGTCCACGATCGGGCCGGCAAAAGCCCGGCTGGATAGAGCATATGGCAGCTGCCGCACTCCTCCTTGTAAAGCGGATCGGTGGCCGCCGCTATCTGCCGCCGATTATTCCGGGCATGATGATGTTCAGTCTCATCGTCATCATCAGCCAATGCAAAAAAGGTCACAGTTCCGGCGAGTACCAGAATGGGAATGCGCAGGATTTGGAAACTTTTCATCGTCGTATCCTTTCAAGGGATGGTCAGTAGCCAGGTTATAAAATCGCCTTTTTCCCGAGCCGTGCAGGGCCTCGCCAGCACATCATCGCAGTTGCGTGCAAACCATTTTTCCACCTTGGCAGGATCGGTGAATCGTTTGGCATTGGCGCTGGGTGCCAGGGGCTCGATATCGCGGTTGGCTCGCGTGCGGCCCTTTTGCTTGGGATCCTGCGTGTGGCAGGTCGCGCAGCTTGTGTCGGCTTTCGAGCCTGTGCCTTTTTGCAGGTAGAACCTATGCCCACGTTCCGCCGAAAAACTGACGAATGCAGGATCCTCTTTCCTGGCCTCCGCTTCGTAGCGTTTCAGCAAGGCGTCCGCGGGCGAGGCCCAAAGTTCAGGACTCAGAATCAGAAGCAGGGGAATTATGGTCTTCATGGCTTGTGTTCTCCGTCAGGGAAGGTCGATATTGATAGCCGCTCAGCATGGCCTGAGCGAGTGGATAGCCACGCGCGATTTCGTGATGGATTAAGGCAGCCAGGTGTAAAAGAATGAAAGCTGTCACTGTGTAGGCGATACAATCATGGGCAAGGGCAACGATCCTATACCAGCTCAAATCATCGAAGAAATATTCTGCGAAGACCCCGCGATCATATTCCATAGCCGCCAGCAGGAGCCCGGATAGGCAGCCGATCCCGAGAGCCAGATAGAACAGCACATAGCT from Oligoflexus sp. includes:
- a CDS encoding rhodanese-like domain-containing protein, whose product is MQRLSCEQIYNVWISEPNLIRIVDLRSQEDYERQHIPGAIRVTAQSLPAVLWMHKNRLIVLFGEEQPSPALEAVCGPDCVMMDKSLEWFDLGWPSVGLRRALTAAQDTAATGPEISLERFEQQGRETAWLLVDHEAREFCVVDAHDGVKRRCDELKGKGYQLCLLFRSQSPAQDLEHELAAAYKARVCIPKGYADEDTD
- a CDS encoding MBL fold metallo-hydrolase; this translates as MMTQHVKEFFDQATWTLTYVVYDEQSRDAVIIDPVWDYDPAASRLSSASAEEVAAFVKDKSLKVHYILETHAHADHVSGSQILKGFYPEAKVGIGAHITEVQKVFKGVFDLDASFPTDGSQFDILLEENQILKAGTLEIRTIFTPGHTPACASYVIGEAVFTGDALFMPDYGTGRCDFPAGSAAALYESVHEKLYSLPDHYKVFVGHDYLPGGRKLQFQSTIGQEKAHNIQLNAKTTREEFVHFRSTRDRSLSAPKLLLPSVQINIDAGHLPQPAANGVPYLKIPIRR
- a CDS encoding rhodanese-like domain-containing protein, whose protein sequence is MNWKLATLLITLLGSKAMAEQKKVVILDVRTQEEFQETHVIGAQNIDWYQPDFKERIAKLDKNAEYKLYCRSGNRSGQATTLMQSLGFKQVENLGSVSDASKKLKIACEGPKPC
- a CDS encoding Crp/Fnr family transcriptional regulator, encoding MLNAIALFSHNTQLLTELRAAAQEQSFERSDFVYRSGDKARGLYFVAEGLVGLSIIGPSGKEHLMRFFKAGQVFGHRAILANQEIYHATTQVLEKTRVLFVPKEVVQNLMEKYPELYRLVVQQLAQELANCENQQVNVLDHQILPRVAQALVFLKDIRPDYRWTRTELANFCASTTSTVIKALAEIESMGYIKQKGRDILILDRAALIQMQFQGMDT
- a CDS encoding DUF202 domain-containing protein; translated protein: MFFKRIKTPDLAQVTIDLDPRVQYAAERTLLAWIRTGLAMMGFGFVVARFHVLLKELIEIRNLAGITSTGASLWIGIFLVMLGSLVNITAGFRYVRDLDRLKQGKALPLPRWPMERIIALLLALIGLIMAIHLLRL
- a CDS encoding ATP-binding protein; the encoded protein is MKLSLRAMLLGSILASTILAWGLAALFSYRDLQKEINQLFDAHLAESARSLLLQARRDHHGERRERDDDHDDEEDDEEDDEEHERIPALQHRGKLLERRLAFQLWDQSGRLILKSRHDIPDEPLIATDHEGYGQAKWKGQDMRVFSLWNRHRTLHVQVAESMQSRLDLVQSTLSHALTPILIMILPLIMAIILAVDYGLRVLRRLSRDLMQRTPEDLSPLAEADLPRELQPFTRALNGLFLRLNRALENERRFTADAAHELRTPLAAVKVQAQVALKSQEGDARQRALEGVVKGIDRATHLVEQLLTMARLDPDTELPTETISLGPLLVNAVSSLAPDAVAKGIELTLEEGPELIMRGQKAMLEILVRNLVDNAIRYTPPSGAVTIRLVRAEGHGELVVEDNGPGLSEEQKKHLPGRFSRLSRPSGDGSGLGLSIVERIASLHKARLLLETGLEGRGLRVRVLFQDVSS
- a CDS encoding response regulator codes for the protein MRILLVEDDAILGDGVQAGLTQAGFGVDWARSCEDGRLALTTHAYEAVVLDIGLPDGSGLELLQEWRRQKNAIPVLLLTARDTLADRVTGLNQGADDYLIKPFELDELTARLRALLRRSHQRAAPVLSYKGIILDPAARTVTLDGQAVDLPLREFTLLEELLENAGRVLTRPRLEQSLYGWNAEVESNAIEVHVHHLRRKLGADLIKTVRGVGYMISKADPS
- a CDS encoding diheme cytochrome c, producing MKSFQILRIPILVLAGTVTFFALADDDDETEHHHARNNRRQIAAATDPLYKEECGSCHMLYPAGLLPARSWTVMMGGLKDHFGENASLDPAVKEKLTAFLVENAADRSDQRRSRKIAQSIPSKDSPLRFTETRYFQHKHDEVSAAVFQRKAIGSPANCVACHGRAEQGIFSEDEIRIPK
- a CDS encoding DUF1924 domain-containing protein gives rise to the protein MKTIIPLLLILSPELWASPADALLKRYEAEARKEDPAFVSFSAERGHRFYLQKGTGSKADTSCATCHTQDPKQKGRTRANRDIEPLAPSANAKRFTDPAKVEKWFARNCDDVLARPCTAREKGDFITWLLTIP
- a CDS encoding cytochrome b/b6 domain-containing protein, with the translated sequence MDTQKLQRKKVFGGVQRLLHAWIGLLVLGLVVLGWLEKFMDPGPWRPMLGTLHIGLGYGLIVGLVLRLLWGLIGPSEARWSEFFSRKSKRWGHEPLASYSYVLFYLALGIGCLSGLLLAAMEYDRGVFAEYFFDDLSWYRIVALAHDCIAYTVTAFILLHLAALIHHEIARGYPLAQAMLSGYQYRPSLTENTSHEDHNSPASDSES